In Parasegetibacter sp. NRK P23, the genomic stretch GTAAACAAGATCATCAAAAAATCATTAATCCAAAAGATAGAAAGAAGAAGTCCCCTGGTTTCGGAAGATGCTACAACGCGCTACCTGGCGTTTATAGAGAAATACCCGCTACTTGTGAATCGTATTCCGCTTTCCTATTTGGCTTCTTACCTGGGGGTTACACAATCATCGTTGAGCAGGATCAGGAAAAATATCCGTTAATTCCCCTGCTTTTTTTAACGCATATACTACCTGGCGTGGCTGGCAGGTGGTTTGTTTACTTTTACTACAATTTCAATCTGCAAGAATCGTAACATTCGTTAAACATTCCGGGGCGAATGAACTGGTTGGTGGTGGCACAATATTTTTACCACTGATGAAAAACATCCCACATGATTACTACCATTGCTGCACCCGATAACATGGTCGCCTTTCGTGCCACCGGCGAGGTGACCAAAGAGGATTTTGCAAACATTGTTATTCCACGCGCCAAAGAGGCCATAGATAAGAACGGCGAACTGAATTACCTGCTGGTGCTGGATACCGATCTGAAAAACTTCACCATGGGTGCCTGGATCCAGGATGCCGCACTGGGGTTAAAAGCCCTCACCAAATGGAACCGTGCCGCGATAGTGAGCGACAAAGAAGCCGTGAGAACCTTTACCGATGTGTTCAGCAAGTTTGTTCCCGGCGAATTCCGTGGATTTGAACACGATGAACTGGAGGAAGCGATCGCCTGGGTTTCCGGGGTTAGGTAAATGAAACAACTGCGCAATCACCCCTCTTTTTTGACGCGATTATACCCTGTACGGTTTAAGGTTTAGCTGTAAGTTTGAATACAAAAATCAACTCAGCTATATGGCCGTGCTCAACCTTCATATTAACTTCAATGGCAATGCCGAAGAAGCGTTCAATTTTTACAAATCAGTATTTGGTGGAACATTCACCAAAATAATACGTTTCAAAGACCTCGCAGGTCCCGAATTTCCCATATCGGAAAAAGAGGCGGATAAGATCATGTACATCGCTTTGCCCATCGGTAAAAATAGGTTGATCGCTAACGATGTTCCTGAATTTATGGGTAAGACAAACGAAAACGAACACAGGTCAAAAATCTCCATCAGTGCGGAAAGTAAAGATGAAGCCGATCAGCTCTTCAACGGACTTTCAGCGGGTGGTCAGGTTGAAATGCCCATGGACAACAGTCCATGGGGCACTTACTTCGGGATGTTCAGAGACAAGTACGGCATTGAGTGGATCATTGATTTTGACCCAACCAGGGATTAATACCACAAAAGATGTTTCCTGCTGCTACTTGAACTTCAAATGCAGGGAAACAATATTCGCGTTCATATCAATGCTTTTATTATAGTGCCCATAACGCAGTTCCAGAGACTGAACATGTTGCATACCCAATACGCCTTTGGGTGGCGCCAACCGGATACCTCCTCCGAAGAACGCGCTGTTAAACGTGGAAAGATCATAGTTGCTGGTGTAAAACTGGTCCGCCAAACTATGCGCTTGGTATGGCGCGAAGTACCGGGTGCCGGTCTGGTTGTAATACCGGTAGAATGGTGTTACAGACACAAAGGGTGTTAATTTCACCGTGGTCTCCAGTTGTGCGGTATGCGATGCAATGCCCCAGTCGTCTTTGTAATAGCGGTACCATCCTTTTAATATGAGCGCGTCTCCGGCGAAATAACTGGCACGAATGCCTACGGGTATTTTAAACCTGGAATCGGGCAGGTGCTCTATGTTCACGGATTGGTCCTTGAAGTAAACCCTGTTGAAGGGCAGGCTGAGGAAGCCCTGCTGGTAAACGAGTTCAGTTTCCAGCATCACTTGCAGGTTGCGGTTGATGATCTGTGACCAGGAGACCGTGCCGCTGAATGTTTTTCTGCCATTTGCCGGTCGTTTGGTGATGCTGCCCCGGAGTTCAATCGGGTAGATCAGGTTCACCTGGTCAATATAAGTTTGTAGTTTGGCGTACAGTTCCCCGTTCCTGTTCTTTGTTTTCCTGCTGAAATTGACATTTGCCCCGGTGGAGATGTAATCGTATTCCGCGGAAGTATAAATACCGCCACCGATGGTGGTACCTTTCTCGGTGTTCTCTCTCGTCCAGTTGATGGAAGGGTAGATGCGGGTATCTGAATAAGAGGCGGAGCTCACGGTAGAGGGATCGATTTTATCAGAAGAAGCGGAAGTGTAATGATCTATCCCGATATCAATGGTGAACGTGTTCTTCCTGTTTTTCCAGTCGTATTTACTTAGTTTAAGGTCGAAGGAGTTGGAGATGTCGGTAAGCTTCTGGGAGCCGATACCGCCGGTAACGGCCGCATTGTTGCCGTTCTGGCTGTAGTAGCTGGAAACGATGTTCGCTTCTTCAAACTTCAGTTTACGGCGCTTGTAGGTGGAATCGCCACCGGAAACTGATTGGGAGAATGCGGCGAGGATGCTGAGGTAGAGGCCGAGTGTGAGCAGACTGATCTTTTTCATGCAGGGGAGGTTTAGGTGTTAGTTGCAACCGCAGCCGCCGCCGGTTTTGCCGCCGTTGGCGCCGGAAGAACCTTCGCGGTATGACTGGAAGCTGAGTTCTGTTTTTTCGATTTTACGTGCGGAAAGGCTCATTTCCGCATCGTTCAGTTTGTTCATCTGGTAAGCTTTTACCGTGGTGCAGGAGGCGCCGAACAGAAGGGTGGCACAACCCAGTACGGTGCGTAATAATGTTTGCTGCTTCATATGATGTGTATGTTTTTTGAGGTATGTATCTTGTTGTTGTCGTCCACAATAATGCAGGCCATTCCTTTCAACTGGTTCACCAGGTACAGCCCTGCGCTGATGCCCATAATCGTAACCGGGGTGGCCATGGCATCGGCCATTTCCGCGTTCGGACAAATGATGGTGACGCTTTTTATACCGGTCACGGGCATGCCTGTTTTGGGGTCGATCGTGTGGGAGTATTTCTTTCCCCCGATCACCACGAATTTTTCATAGTTCCCTGAAGTGGCCACGGAATTGTTGGAGATGTCCAGTGACGAAAACACCTGTTCCGCGGCGTTGGGGTTGGCGATGCCGATGGTCCAGGGGCTGCCGTCGGCCTGGTTTCCCCAGGTGGTAAGGTCTCCGGAGGCATTTACCACACCACCTTTCGCACCTTTTTCTATCAGCACCAGTTTGGCCATTTCAGCGGCGTATCCTTTCCCGATGCCGCCAAAGCCGATACGCATGCCGCGTTCTTTGAGGAAAACGGTATGGTTGATTTCGTCCACCACCACATTCCGGTAATTGATCAGGGCCACTTTTTTCCGCGCTTCTGCCGGGTCGGGAAGGGTAGTCATCTGCTGGTCGAAGTTCCAGAAGCGCTTATCTATTGATCCATAGCTAAGGTCGAAGGCGCCCTGGGTGAGTACCGAAATGTTTGCTGCTCTTTTTACGAGGTGGAGAAACTCGCTGCTTACTTTTACCGGGGCGATGCCGGCCTGTTCGTTTACGGCGTAAGTTTCACTTGTATCACTGAAAGTGGTGAGCATGCGTTCTATTCTACTGATCTCCTCCACACCCGCTGCGATCCATTCGGCCCCTACAGATTCATCCGGGGCGATCACCGTTAATTCGAAGCGGTTGCCCATCAGCTTATGGACTTCGCTCACTTTAACGGAAGCAGGGGCCAGTGTGCTATTTTGCTGCATGGCACGCGGCTTTGAGCTGATCGGTAAATGCTTCCGGCGTTGTATTCGGAACGCCTTCCCAGGTATGCAGCACTCTTCCTTCTTCATTCAACAACAGGGTTAGTGGAAAGGCGCCCTTCTGGTTGTATCGTTCGGCCAGTGCATCATTCTTTTTTTGTTGCGCGTTGGGAAGCCGGTTTTTCTTGAGCCTTGGAAAATCGGCATTCACCAATACCAGTTCATCTGATGCCAGGGCGGTAAATGAAGGTGAGGTGAAGAAGGTGCTGTGTAAACGGATGCATGGACCACACCAGTCGGAACCCGAGAAATTAAGTAAAATCAGTTTGTGTTCTTCTTTTGCCTGGCGTGCGGCGGCCTCGAAATCGGTCTGCCATTTTGGTTCACCGGTCGCGGAAAAAAGGAAGGCAAACAGGAGTATTATTTTCATACAAGGATTTTAGCTTGCATGCAAATTCTCCTTCAATTCTGAATACTTTCTGAATTTTATGCGTTCCCGGGATTAATCAATCGTTAATATGCGGGGAAACTGATCCTGAAATGGTGCCATCCTTCTTCAAAAGAATAGGATAGCGAAAAGCCGCTCGACGAGGCGATTTTTTTAACGATTTCAAGGCCCAGCCCAATACTTGCCGGGTCATCACTTTCTTTTCTGAAGCGCCGGAACATCAGCGTTTCATTCAGCGCATCCTGCTTGCCTGTATTGGACACTTCCAGGAAAGCCGCATTGGAACGAATCTTTATTTTTCCGCCGTTAATATTGTGGCGGATGGCGTTGGTGAGCAGGTTGGCGATCATGATTTCCAGCAGGGTCCTGTTGCAGGAAAGCGTTACCGGTTCATGTTGTTCTACTGAAACATCAATTTGTTTCCGTTCAATCGGGTCTTTGTACAGGGCCAGTTGTTCGGTAACTTCTTTGTTGAGTGCAATGGTTTCTCTGGCAAAGAACTGGTTGTTGTCCATTCTGGCGAGGAGCAGCAGCGAACGGGTAAGCCTGGAAAGCCTTTGATTGGCCGCGGCAATGGAAGAGATCAGGGCCGATTGTTCCTCCGTAATGGGCTGCGTTTGCATGAGCAGTTCCAGTTTCGACTGGGAAATCGCCAGCGGGGTTTGCATTTCATGGGAAGCGTTTTCCGCAAACTCCCGCTGTGCGATAAAAGCGTTCCTGCTTCTTTCCATGAGTTGATCAAGCGCCTGGTTGAGGTGCCTGAACTCTTCCACATTTGAAACTTCCAACTTCGGTTTTTCCTGCGCTTCCACCTGGTACGCGGCCACCTGCTGCACGGTCCGCAAAAAGGGACGCCATATGTTGCCCGCCAGTCTGTGGTTCACCAACTGTAGTGCCGCGAACAGCAACAGGACCAGTACCACTTCCATCACGAGTACCGCTTCAATAAGTCCTTCGGTATCTACCAGAGAAGTGCGGAGCGTAAGCTGGTAAAACCGGCCCGCCTCTTCAAAAGTGGTTTCCAATACGCGGTGCGGAACGTTTTCACTGGTGGCGGTGTCCGGGATGATGATGGTATAGATGGTATCGGAAGATCGTTTTTGGGAGGAAGGAGAGAAGCTCACGTTATGGTCGAGGAAACGAAACTGGGTTTCGGTGCCCTCCCGGATGGATTTCTTCAGTTCTGGAAGCATTTGTGCACGGGCGGAACGGATGTCTTCATCAATATCTTCCTGCACAATCATTTTCAGCACAAAATAAAAAACCGGTAACGCGATGAGTAACGTAACCAGGGTGGAAACCAGGTATTGCCTTCCTGTTTTTTGCAGTAATTTCATGCGGATAGCTTGTAGCCCATGCCATACACGGCCCTGATGTAGTCCGCGCAGCCGGCTTCCTGCAATTTACGTTTCAGGTTTTTCATGTGCGCGTAAATAAAGTCGAAGCTGTCAAAAAAAGCTGCGCTATCGCCTGCAAGGTTTTCAGCGATCGCGTTCTTGGATACCACGCGGTTCCTGTTGGCGGCCAGGTACAGCAACAGGTCATATTCCTTCCTGGTGAGTTCCACGGGGTGGTCGTTTACAAAAACCGTTTTGGCGATCAGGTCTATTGTCAGTTCGTTGATGGTGATGGTATTGCTGCCATTATACCGGCGTCTTCTGATCACCGCTGCGGTACGGGCGTACAGTTCAGAAAGGTGGAAGGGTTTGGCGAGGTAGTCGTCGGCGCCGAGGTTCAGTCCGTACACCCGGTCTTCAATGGCGTCTTTCGCCGAAATGATGATAACGCCATCCATTTTATGGCTGGCTTTCATTTCTTTCAGGATATCCAGGCCGTTTCCATCGGGAAGGGTAATATCCAACAACACACAATCATAATCGAAGGATTCCATCATTGCCATTCCATGCCGGAAATTGTCCGCCACTTCGCACACCAGGTTCTCCCTTTCCAGGTAGGTCCGCATGGCGCTGGCAAGTTCTTTTTCGTCTTCCACAATGAGTACTTTCATATGGATGTTTGGTCAAAGTAACGATTCAATTCTGAATGAAAACTGAATGCGTAAAAAGCTTTTCTCCGGTGTGTGAAAGAAAAACCGGGATAAAATGAAAAGCGGGTTACCTGCGTTTTTCAAGGCAACCCGCTTTTGAAATATTGGCCATATCTTACATTATCCTGAACCATTTGCTTATGCCATCGGTCACCATCCTGAAGTTGTTACCGGCACCGAGGGCTACCGGGTTCATCGTCAAACCATTGCTGTTGAGCGCACTGTAAGTAGCTCCTGAACTTGTAATGTTCCACGATGGGTTCGAGGTAATAAAGGCGGTGGGGATAAAATAGATCACATGTCCCGCCGGGTAGCTGCTGGCTGCTGGAAGTGTTACGTTGATGGTGGAGGTGCCCGCAGCGCTACCTCCGAAGTTTACCACGACGGCGCTGACATTAACATCCGTGATGGTGATGTTGGTGGTGCCGCCAACCGTAGCGTTAGTAAATGAAACGCCGCCGCTCAGTCCGCCGGAAGTTTTGGCGTAGAGTGCATAGGGTACACTCAGGAGCTGGCTGGTGCCGGTGATGCTGTAGCTGGTACCGCCGGCGGGGTCGGTTTCAGTTTTCACATAATAAGAGTCGTTGGCCCAGTTGATGGCGGAAAAAGTACCTGAAACCACTGAGCCTCCGCCGATCTGTATGCTCACAAGTCCGTTAGCGTTGGTGGTAGGTGTTTGTGTTTCCACATATACTGCCGTGCCCGAGGAAGAGCCTTTGAGGATGCTGATGCGCATCCCAACTGTTTGATTGGTCACGAGGTTGTTGCCTGCGTTTCTTACGATGGCCTGGTAGCTCATGCTGTTAGGGGCCTGTGCGAATAACTGTGCGGATAGAATGAAAGCTGAAAGGAGTAATGTTATTTTTTTCATGGAACTTAGTTTTTAGTAATCTTAAAGGATTGTACCGTTTTGTTGTCGTGGATGATGTTGATGATGTACATGGCGGGGGTAAGCCTGCTGATATCGATTTGCATGTTACCTGACGTAACGGGCCTGCTTTCCAGGACCCTGCCGTTGAGGTCAAGGATCTGGTATACTTTTGAAAGCGGTTGCTTTGTTTGCAGGATCAGCATTCCGGCCGTGGGATTGGGAGAAAGGGTGACCGTATTTTCCAGGGCAAGCACGCGGATGCTTTTTATTTCAGAATAAGCGATGGTGCCGTCGAAATCCTGTTGCCTGATCCTGTAAAAATTAAGGCCCGTTGCGGGCTGGTTGTCATGGGCGGCATAGTCCGTTACGCTGGTGGCGTAGCCCTTACCCTTTACCTGGGCGAAGGGTTTAAAGGTTCTGCTGTCGGTACTTTTTTCCAGGATGAACCGGTCGTTGTGCTGTTCCATGGCTGTTCGCCAACTCAGCAGTACCCTGTTGTCTGTTTCCAGCCTGAGCTGGAAATCCATCAAGGTCACGGGTAGTACCTGGTCGATCACGATGGCCTGTATGCCTTGTTGCATAGAGCCACCCGCATCATTCACCACGGTGTAAAAAGCCTGTCCGATAGAGTAATTGACCTGTCCGCCGCTTCCGGTGGCATCTGCTCCCCCGGCATTAACGACCTCCTGCGCAAATGCGGCCGAGCAGGAGGTGCCCATCAGCGTGATAAGAAAGCACGATCGTAGTTTGTTGATCATAGTAGAGGTTTTTGTTAAAGCGAATTTAACAAAATTCATATGCAAACTTTTAACTGTTTTCGGCTTTCTTCTGCTGTTCGGTTCCGTTGGTAGCGATTGCTTGCGTAAGAAGGCTATTGATTCAGCGTTGATGGCCGCAAGCAAAAAAGCATTCTTTTATTAAGCAATGGAGCCGAAGAACTGCGCGGAGCGGTGTCTATAAAACAGTAACGGAGTCAGCATTTAAATTAAACGCTGACTCCGTTACTTATGATTTCAAACAATTATTACCTGATAATGATCTTCAACACCTGTTTATCGTAACTCAGCAGGTAAGTGCCTGAAGGCAGGTGC encodes the following:
- a CDS encoding T9SS type A sorting domain-containing protein; this translates as MINKLRSCFLITLMGTSCSAAFAQEVVNAGGADATGSGGQVNYSIGQAFYTVVNDAGGSMQQGIQAIVIDQVLPVTLMDFQLRLETDNRVLLSWRTAMEQHNDRFILEKSTDSRTFKPFAQVKGKGYATSVTDYAAHDNQPATGLNFYRIRQQDFDGTIAYSEIKSIRVLALENTVTLSPNPTAGMLILQTKQPLSKVYQILDLNGRVLESRPVTSGNMQIDISRLTPAMYIINIIHDNKTVQSFKITKN
- a CDS encoding FAD:protein FMN transferase codes for the protein MQQNSTLAPASVKVSEVHKLMGNRFELTVIAPDESVGAEWIAAGVEEISRIERMLTTFSDTSETYAVNEQAGIAPVKVSSEFLHLVKRAANISVLTQGAFDLSYGSIDKRFWNFDQQMTTLPDPAEARKKVALINYRNVVVDEINHTVFLKERGMRIGFGGIGKGYAAEMAKLVLIEKGAKGGVVNASGDLTTWGNQADGSPWTIGIANPNAAEQVFSSLDISNNSVATSGNYEKFVVIGGKKYSHTIDPKTGMPVTGIKSVTIICPNAEMADAMATPVTIMGISAGLYLVNQLKGMACIIVDDNNKIHTSKNIHII
- a CDS encoding VOC family protein, with the translated sequence MAVLNLHINFNGNAEEAFNFYKSVFGGTFTKIIRFKDLAGPEFPISEKEADKIMYIALPIGKNRLIANDVPEFMGKTNENEHRSKISISAESKDEADQLFNGLSAGGQVEMPMDNSPWGTYFGMFRDKYGIEWIIDFDPTRD
- a CDS encoding response regulator transcription factor, whose product is MKVLIVEDEKELASAMRTYLERENLVCEVADNFRHGMAMMESFDYDCVLLDITLPDGNGLDILKEMKASHKMDGVIIISAKDAIEDRVYGLNLGADDYLAKPFHLSELYARTAAVIRRRRYNGSNTITINELTIDLIAKTVFVNDHPVELTRKEYDLLLYLAANRNRVVSKNAIAENLAGDSAAFFDSFDFIYAHMKNLKRKLQEAGCADYIRAVYGMGYKLSA
- a CDS encoding DUF3570 domain-containing protein, with protein sequence MKKISLLTLGLYLSILAAFSQSVSGGDSTYKRRKLKFEEANIVSSYYSQNGNNAAVTGGIGSQKLTDISNSFDLKLSKYDWKNRKNTFTIDIGIDHYTSASSDKIDPSTVSSASYSDTRIYPSINWTRENTEKGTTIGGGIYTSAEYDYISTGANVNFSRKTKNRNGELYAKLQTYIDQVNLIYPIELRGSITKRPANGRKTFSGTVSWSQIINRNLQVMLETELVYQQGFLSLPFNRVYFKDQSVNIEHLPDSRFKIPVGIRASYFAGDALILKGWYRYYKDDWGIASHTAQLETTVKLTPFVSVTPFYRYYNQTGTRYFAPYQAHSLADQFYTSNYDLSTFNSAFFGGGIRLAPPKGVLGMQHVQSLELRYGHYNKSIDMNANIVSLHLKFK
- a CDS encoding thioredoxin family protein gives rise to the protein MKIILLFAFLFSATGEPKWQTDFEAAARQAKEEHKLILLNFSGSDWCGPCIRLHSTFFTSPSFTALASDELVLVNADFPRLKKNRLPNAQQKKNDALAERYNQKGAFPLTLLLNEEGRVLHTWEGVPNTTPEAFTDQLKAACHAAK
- a CDS encoding STAS/SEC14 domain-containing protein gives rise to the protein MITTIAAPDNMVAFRATGEVTKEDFANIVIPRAKEAIDKNGELNYLLVLDTDLKNFTMGAWIQDAALGLKALTKWNRAAIVSDKEAVRTFTDVFSKFVPGEFRGFEHDELEEAIAWVSGVR
- a CDS encoding HAMP domain-containing sensor histidine kinase, with protein sequence MKLLQKTGRQYLVSTLVTLLIALPVFYFVLKMIVQEDIDEDIRSARAQMLPELKKSIREGTETQFRFLDHNVSFSPSSQKRSSDTIYTIIIPDTATSENVPHRVLETTFEEAGRFYQLTLRTSLVDTEGLIEAVLVMEVVLVLLLFAALQLVNHRLAGNIWRPFLRTVQQVAAYQVEAQEKPKLEVSNVEEFRHLNQALDQLMERSRNAFIAQREFAENASHEMQTPLAISQSKLELLMQTQPITEEQSALISSIAAANQRLSRLTRSLLLLARMDNNQFFARETIALNKEVTEQLALYKDPIERKQIDVSVEQHEPVTLSCNRTLLEIMIANLLTNAIRHNINGGKIKIRSNAAFLEVSNTGKQDALNETLMFRRFRKESDDPASIGLGLEIVKKIASSSGFSLSYSFEEGWHHFRISFPAY
- a CDS encoding DUF4266 domain-containing protein; the encoded protein is MKQQTLLRTVLGCATLLFGASCTTVKAYQMNKLNDAEMSLSARKIEKTELSFQSYREGSSGANGGKTGGGCGCN